The genomic stretch TTCTTCGAGAATaccactagtcaacttcagcatacccaattTCACACTGTTAGGAGTCTCTTCACACACTAGACTCATATCTCTGAATTGTTCAATCAGTTCTAACTCTCGAGCCATAAGCATTGACATATGTAAggacttcctactcaatgcatcagctacaACATTAGCCTTACCCATATGGTAACTCAAttcaaaatcataatccttcagaagttcaagctatctcctctgcctcatattcaactctttctgatcaaacagatacttcaggctcttgtgatcactgaacactttGAACCTAGATCCAAAAAGATAATGCCTCCAAATCTTCAAAACAAAAACCATAGTTGCCAACTCTAAGTCATGTGTAGGATAATTTCTttcatgaaccttcagttgtctgGAAGCATAAGCAACAACCTGGCCATTTTGCATCAGtacaccaccaagacccatctCTGATGCATCACAATATACTACAAAAGACTCATTCGGATTAGGCAAGATCAAAACTGGAGCACTCGTCAATTTCTTCTTGAGTTCTACAAAACTCTTTTCACATGCAACATCCCACACATAAgcttgaccctttcgagtcaatTGAGTCAAAGGAATTGCTATCTTTGAAAAGCCTTCTATAAACCTACGGTAATAACCAGCCAAgccaaggaaacttcgaatctcagtAGCAGACTTTGGAGTCTCCCACTGCAACACAGCATCAACTTTCGACGGATCAACAACAATTCCTCCACTagaaatcacatggccaaggaaactcacttcttttaaccagaattcacacttggacaacttGGCATAAAGCTTCTTGTCCCTCAACACCTACAATACAATGTTTAGATGATCCACATGTTCTTCCTCTGACTTAGAATATATTAAGATGTCTTCGATGAATACGACCACAAATTGATCCAGATaaggatggaaaatcctattcatatactccatgaacaCACCTGGCGCATTAGACACTCCAAATAGCATTACTGTATactcataatgaccataccttgtcctgaaTGCAGTCTTCGGAATGTCGTCTGGTTTCAtacgaatctgatgataacctgacctcaaatctatcttgctgaacatACAAGCACCCACCAATtgatccatcagatcatcaatTCTCGGAAGAGGATACTTATTTTTGATAGTAACTTTATTCAATTGTTTGTAGTCAACACATAACCTCATACTGCCGTCCTTTTTCTTAACTAACAACACTGGCGCACCCCATGGAGAAACACTTGGTTGAACAAAATTCTTCTCAAGCAACTCTTCTAACTGTTTCTTCAATTCACCCAATTCTGAAGCTGACATCCTATACGGAGCCATCGAAACAGGATTAGTACCAGGTACCACATCAATGGAAAACTCAATCTCACGCTCTGGTGGCAAGACACTAATATCATCTGGAAATACATCTGGGAAATTGCACACAATAGGCAGATCAACACTCGCAGCCTTATTGTCGACTTGCAATGATGAAAACATTGCAAACATCTGAGCCTCATCTTCTAAGAGTTCTTCTACTTGCTTAGCAGATAAAAACATCAGCTATCCACAATCACCAAACTCTGGGAACCTCACGGTTTTGTTGTAGTAGTTGATATGAACATAGTTGAACTCTAACCAGTTCATTCCAAGAATAATATTGATTTGATGCAAAGGTAGACAAACCAAGTCCATCGCAAAATTCTTACCATAAATGATGAAAGGACAACTCAAACAGACTAACGCAGTAGTCACCGAACCATTAGTCGGGGTATCGATAACCATACTCCCAACCAAAGGAGATAATTTTAAACCCAACCCCGTAGCACACTCAAGagaaataaacgaatgagtagcaccagtaTCAATAATATCAATTAACTCAATGTTGTTAATGAAACAAGTACCTTTGATCAAGTTATCTGTCTTGGGAACCTCTGAACCACTCAAGGTAAACACTCTACCATTAATCTGGGCAGCAGTACCGACCGTCTTCTTTGGCTTTTGACATTGTGTACTGATATGACCCTGTTCACCACAATTATAACAAGTCGGACCATCATTCTTACACTCTGCAACACGGTGACCCATTTTTCCATAATTGTAACATCTCAAAACCTTATTATTACATTCATTAGCACGGTGTCCCAACCCGCCACACTTGAAGCACTTGACAGAAGCAGGAGCCCCTCCCCCACTTGTCTTCTTCCCATCTGAAGCCTTCTGCTTCCCTTTGTCAACTGGAGTTACATAAGGGTTCCCTCTAAATGTCCCTTCCCTTTCTTCTCACTAATACTATTATAGTAAGCAGACCGGGCTCTACTATCCTCATTATAGATTCTACTCTTATTCACCAGTTCAGCATACCTACGAATCTGTTGGTATCCAATACCTTGTTTGATCTCTGGTCTCAGCCCATTCTCAAACTTGAGACATTTTGAAGTCTCAGTATCAACACGGTTGTAATGGGGACAAAACTTCACTAGCGCCTCAAACTTCGCAGCATACTCTGCCACAATCATGTTCCCTTGCTTTAGCTCAAGGAACTCTATCTCCTTTTTGCCACGAACGTCCTCGGGGAAATACTTCTCCAAAAATTCTTTTCTGAACACAACCCAAGTTATCTCTGTACCACTAGCTTCCAATATTTTACGCGTGTTATCCCACTAATCCTCAGCTTCCTCTAACAACATATGAGTACCAAATTGTACCTTTTGAGCCTCTGTGAAAGCCATCACTCGGAAGATCTTCTCAGTTACTTTGAGCCATTCCTGTGCATCCTTTGGGTCATGGATACCCTTGAAAGTTGGTGGATTGTTCCTCTGAAATTTTCCCAAAGCGCGAAACTCATCAGGAGCTCCTCCTGCTCTCTCATTCTGATTGTTCTGTGCAGTTTGAGCCATCACCTGAGCAAGGGATTCCAATGCTTCAGCAATATCACGATCGACTCTCCCAGCCATTCTGCAAACCATCAAACAACTTTAGAAGAAACAATGTATCGATAGTGTACACACACTCATCAACTAACAGGAAACTGATATAATATAAAAACttggccggacggaccgacctactctgataccactaatgtaacacccttctatACCCAAAACCATAATATGATATTTTAATTAGAAAACATAACCATAAGGGTGTCGCACACATAAAACACATAACCTGCTCTGAAACAAGGGTTACCACAGAAATAAATTCAAATGCGCATATTTATACCCGGGATGTTACACGACATCCAACACATCTGATTTGTACTTGGGATGTTACACTACATCCAACACATCTGATTTGGATCAAGTACTTGTATAATAAGACATTCAGTACCTGTCCTCGCATGCTCACCCAAGAATTTACGGTATCATCGCAGCGGAATCACTAATAAACATACAACAATAATATTGTAACTCAAGACATTAAGTCTCATGAATTTCAACTTAATAGCATAATCAAAAGAGTCtggaaataaaatcaaattaatttatAATCTCCAAAACACAAAAAGTTTGTAACATCGACAACAATGATacaaaattcaaatcaagtgTTTATCCCAACCCGgtgttacatgatcagagcaaggaACCACTAAATAAAATAGATAAACTATGTAGGTCACTTCAAGAGTTATCCTTCCAATTACTTCAGTCAAAGTTACTTCTGAATATTTGCATGATGTCCATGTAAGGACAACATTCAAACAAAAAGAGGGTTAGAATACACTTCAATAATTAGCAGTGGAAAAACAAAGATTAACTAACAATATCACACACTAATTACAACAATCATCAACATATCAAGTATTCTCATCCACACATCATAACACAAGAATAATAATCACCAAATGCAACACAATGCATATGTACTTGACAACTGACTCAACATGCATGTGCTACCAAATTATGAACACTCGGGTTCACttcactccatgatccccaccataggatcgattccctcttggaatCGGAGCACACAAAAATCGCTACCATCATCATAGGCAACGCTTCACTAACTCCTCAATAGAACTAGCTACTCGCACtcgatccccaccataggatcaaGGCTCACCAAAACTGGACCGAAGTCCGTACACCATGACGTATGAATTTCAACAGCATACAATGTCACAAATTATCACCAAAATAATCATCCAAAATTATCACCAAATCATCATCCAAATTATCATCCAAAATTATAACTCGACAGAGTTCCCAAGGAACTCTAAAACAACTCTAAAATGGTCAACATGTTATACGAAAAACTATTGCACATAAAGATAACTCTTATGGACTCAATCATCAAGTCTAACAAAATTGAAAATAAATTTAGTTGGTCAAATAATCAAATTATTTATCTCTAACTCAGAATTCcgaaaaaataaatataatattaataatattaaacTATTATTGTACTGTACTCAAAACGAAATGTTACACGTTACTGCATTCTTATTATAAAGCCACGAAAATACCTTTCATATATATAACTTATGTTCGTATAACCGAACGTAATTTGAAATATCATTCATATATTAACCATCCTTATTTATTGATATATTATAAGAATATTACATTATGAACAAAGTGAAGCACATTACAGTATCCATAACAATGAAGGTGATTATAGTATCAACGTGTATATCTAATAATATCGCACACTACAttagaaatatatatatatatatatatatatatatatatatatatatataaaatatgTAAATGAATCAacatatattattatttaatttcAATTTCAGCAATCCAATTTTGACAAGAAATAATCCTTATTGGTGGTTAAGGGAATCTCTCTACCCTCTCATGATTTAGCACCCATTAGATGAATAGTTTTCTCCCCCCTTACCTTGATTTTCCAGCAAAAACGACAGCAGCTTCTAAGAAGGGAGGCTAGACACAGAAGGAGGGAGGAGGGATATGTGTTGGTTTCGGCGCAGACGATGGAAGAGTTTGGTTATGGTGGTTGATTTAAAAAACCAAGAGAGGGAGATTTCAAAGTGGTTGTGTATAGTTTTAGTTGCTTATTATCGGCA from Lathyrus oleraceus cultivar Zhongwan6 chromosome 7, CAAS_Psat_ZW6_1.0, whole genome shotgun sequence encodes the following:
- the LOC127102229 gene encoding uncharacterized protein LOC127102229; protein product: MGHRVAECKNDGPTCYNCGEQGHISTQCQKPKKTVGTAAQINGRVFTLSGSEVPKTDNLIKGTCFINNIELIDIIDTGATHSFISLECATGLGLKLSPLVGSMVIDTPTNGSVTTALVCLSCPFIIYGKNFAMDLVCLPLHQINIILGMNWLEFNYVHINYYNKTVRFPEFGDCG